DNA from Asanoa sp. WMMD1127:
GCCAGCAGCACGGCGACGGTGCCGCCGAGCGCGTAGAAGATGCGCCGGGCGCCGGGGGAGTCGAGGACGGTCGGGAGCCTCATGGCAGCCTCCGGCGGCGGGCGACCAGGGCGCCGGCGGTGCCGAGCAGCACCGCGACGACCAGGAACAGGCCCTGGAACAGCGCCTGGTAGAGCGGGTCGATGCCGGCGAAGAAGAGGATGTCGATGACGAGCGTCAGGGAGACCGCGCCGGCGACGGCGCCGAGCGCGGTGCCGCGGCCGCCGGTGAACGCGACGCCGCCGACGACGACCGAGGCGATGGAGGTGAGGATGAACGGCGTGCCGGCGTTGGCATCACCGGCCGTCGTCGTGGACACGTAGAACACGGCGGCGAGCGCGCTGCACAGGCCGGACAGCGCGTACACCTTGAGCTTGACGGCCGCCGCCGGCACGCCGATCGCGCGAGCGCTGCTCTCGTCGCTGCCGACGGCGTAGACCCGCATGCCGAACCGGGTGCGGCGCAGCGCGAGCCAACCGGCCACCGCGAGGCCGAGCCAGATCAGGGCGGTCGGGGCCGCCGGGTTGGTCAGCACCAGCCGCACCTCCCGCGGGATCGCGCCGCCGGGCACCGGCAGCACCCGCAACGCGAGTCCGCTGAAGATGGACAGCGTCGCCAGCGTGGTGAGGATCGGCGCGATCCGGCCGTAGGCCACGACGAGGCCGTTGACCGCGCCACAGAGGGCGCCGAGCGCCAGGACCGCGAACATCCACGGAACCGACGAGGTGGCGGCGGTCACCGCGACACAGAGGCTGACGATGCCGCCCACCGACAGGTCGATGCCGCCGGTCAGCACGACCAGGCTCTGGCCGAGCGCCACGAACACCAGTGGCAGCGTGGTGTTGAGGATCGACAGGTAGTCGAACGAGCTGGGGAAGCGGCCCAGC
Protein-coding regions in this window:
- a CDS encoding ABC transporter permease — encoded protein: MHDALRRVSLGYLVLAATAVAYLVVYTSRLGRFPSSFDYLSILNTTLPLVFVALGQSLVVLTGGIDLSVGGIVSLCVAVTAATSSVPWMFAVLALGALCGAVNGLVVAYGRIAPILTTLATLSIFSGLALRVLPVPGGAIPREVRLVLTNPAAPTALIWLGLAVAGWLALRRTRFGMRVYAVGSDESSARAIGVPAAAVKLKVYALSGLCSALAAVFYVSTTTAGDANAGTPFILTSIASVVVGGVAFTGGRGTALGAVAGAVSLTLVIDILFFAGIDPLYQALFQGLFLVVAVLLGTAGALVARRRRLP